CCTTCGACTCGCCCCTCGACCCTTCGACAGGCTCAAGGCTCGGGGCTCGCTCAGGACAAGCGCCAATAGCTCAGTTGGTAGAGCAGCTGACTCTTAATCAGCGGGTCGCAGGTTCGATCCCTGCTTGGCGCAAAATTTGCGGAGCAAATTTTCCCTCATTCTTATCCTCATCCTTCCGGAAAAGCAGGCCTTTATTTAGAATGTGTTGCAAATCAGAGAGCCCTTTTCAGGTTGACTATTATTCCGGATAATGAGAAAATCTTTGCGGAGGAGAATGTTAATGGACAAACCCGTTGTTCTGGTGGTTGATGACGAAAAAGACGCGAGAGACACCATTTCCGAGGTCCTTTCAAAAGAATGCGAGGTTGATACAGCCGACGGGGGCAAGGCCGCGCTTTCAAAATTAAATGAAAAGAAATACCACATCGTTCTTCTTGATATCAGAATGCCTGAAATGGACGGAATGGAAGTGCTTAAAAAGATAAAGGGACAATATAGCGGCCCGAACAAGATCGAGATCATCATGCTGACAGCCTTTGATGAGGCAAAACTGGCGTGGGAAGCCTCAAAGCTCGGCGCGTCTGACTTTATCACAAAGCCGTTCAGGAATGAAGACCTTATCTTCAGGGTCAAACTGGCGGCAAAGAGGAAAATGGACGACGATCTTTTTCTGCAAAAGGTCATGCTCGCCAATCATATCTTTGTCGACAGCTCAAAAGAAGATCCTATTTTTGCCAGGAGAAAGCTCATTCTTGATGCGCTTTACAACAAGAACAACCAGGATATTGACAAAGTGAAGCTCGAAGACCTGGAAGCGATACGCGGCGGAAAATGGGACAATATAGAACCGGAAAAAATCTGATTTTTCTAGATGGACGGGAAAGTCATCTTGAAAGCCGTCCCTTTCCCAATTTGAGACGATACTTCTATCTTTCCCTTATGGTCTATTATATTTCTATGCGCGATGGATAAGCCGAGGCCTGTCCCTTCGGCCCTTGTGGTATAGAAAGGCTCAAAGATATGGTCAACCTGTTCCTTCGTCATTCCTGACCCCGTGTCCGCTATCTCAATTTCAACATTGTTTTCACTATCAAATGATCTCGCCTTTAAAACCCCGTCTTTTCCCGTAAAATCAAGAGAGTTCTGCATTATATTAAAGAACGCTTCGGAAAGCATGACGGGATTTGCCATTATCTTATTTTTCGCATCCAATTCCTTTTCAACTTTTATACTTTTATCCTTGATACGCCCTTCCAGCATCGATAAAGTATCTTCAATGACCTTGTTGATATCGGTCGTTTCCATCTCTTCAGATTTGGCCTTCGCGAACTTGAGCATGCGGTTGATTATAGATAGTATCCTGTCTATTTGTTCAGGCATCATTCTCGCATAGTTAGATACATATTCTTTGTCGTCAATTCTTTCAAGAACTGTCTCGGATTTTGACCGGAGTACAGTCATCGGATTCCTGATCTCATGGGCGAGTCCCGCTGCAAGAGTACCAAGCGCAGCCAATCTAGCGTTATCTTCCGCGGCTTTCTGAGCGATCTTAACTTTTTCCTGCTCGGTGGCAAGATCGACCTTTACCCGCTCGTATGGTTTTATACGCTCGATCACGACCGCTATCTGTGGAGCAATGACTTTCAAAGCGTCTAACTCTTCATCCCTGAAAGCATCTTCCGAAAGCTTTTTGCCGACGTATAGCAGAGATATAAGCTCGCCTTTAAACAAACACGGGACAATATACTCGATATCTTTTTTCTTTTCTTCATCTTTCAATTCTTCCGGCAGTTCATCAAAAACAGCAGGCTTTTTATTTTTGGAATAATACTCTGCCTCTTTACCGGACAGATCGCCCTTCTGTCGAACGTCCAGCATTTTCAATTCCATTTTTTCAACTCTTGCCTCTTCCAGAACAGCTTTCAGATCTTCCATTCCAGCAACATACGATAATTTTTCGGAAAAGTAGGCTATGGTGTCGGTAAAATCGTACTTTCCTTTCAAGAATAATTTGTCCGATGAAGTTTGGATAAACATGCGGAGTCGCTCGAAAGCAAAGCCGACAAAGACACCGTAAGCGACTGTCATCGACAAAAAGCCGATATCAATATTCGGTGAAACGAAATATCTATAGGGTATTGCGAATGCAAAATAAAACAACCCTAATATTATCATCGTCAGCCCGTAGGCAATGGATTTGCTGATGATAACCGAAATGTCCATAAGGCGGGTTTTGGTGATGGCGTAGGCGATTATTGAAACTAAAACAAGGGAATTATAAGGTCCAATCCATATATAACGATAATTCCCTGCCAGAATCAGATATAAATTAAAATATGTTCCAACAATACTTGTAAGTAAAGTGGCAAGAAAAATATAGCTCAACTGCGTTTTTTGTATTCCTTTGGATTCTGTGGTTGATATAAATATTCTGTACAAACCTATTAGCACATAACTTGAGAAATATATAGCGAACAAAGGATATAAATAACCCAATATACTTTCTTTTCCCCACGAACGAACAATAATTTCTCTAATAAATGCATCAGGAATAAAAACCCCTACTAGAATTAACAAATTTGGCAAATGTAAAGCAATCTTTTTAAAATTATTCAGCTTATATCCTGTTAAAACTAGGGAAAAATGCAGAAAAGTGCTGGCAATGAAGCCTGACGTGAAAATAAACTCTCTGTTCCAAAACAGTGAAAGCGTCGTATTTTCACTTATCCCAAACATGAATATCCCAAGAGTCCACAAACCAACAGATAATGTCGAATAACCAAATATTCTGGTGCTTTCTTTCAGGGGGGCCCTGAAAAGTAATATGTAAGCCAAAATCACATCAAAAGCAAACGCTATAAAAAGAAAAATATTTATAAGAGTATTTGAAGTCATGGCTTCTTAATTACCAGGAAAATATTCATCTGAGTTTCTTTTTCAAATTCGATCTCGATCGATTTGTTGATTAAGTTCTCGGTAAGTTTTAACATATCTTCCTTAGACCGGCGGTAGATATACCATTCCCCGAGTATTTCCGTATATGCTATAAAGCTATCTTTGTCAGAAACATTGCCTATTACCAGCTCGTCGCCTTCATTTATTTTGCCAAATAATACCTCTATCATTTTTGATGCAATTTTATTGTTGAAATAATCTATAAGGCCGGAACAATATATTAGATTCTGGTTGTCCAGAACCCGATCTATTTTTCCGCTCTTTAAAAGTGTTCTTATATCCGAATTGATGTAATTAACTCTGAACTTCTTGCCAGTTTTACCCTCAGCAATATAAACTTGATTTTTAACGTACTCGAGAGACTGGTTTTCAAAATCCAAACAGGAAAATACTGCCTTTTCCGCGAGAGGGTTTTCTTTTAAAATTTCAATTAACTCTATAGCTGGCCCAGATGCGATGCTGGCAATTTTGGCATCCGGTTTTATTTTTAGGATATTATTGATGTGTTCTTTGTAGAAATCTTTTCTGTTACGATTCGCTATTGCGGTCGGAACTCTCATCGAATACCTATGGATGAATTTTCCGTAGGTTGTATCTCCTTCGTAGCCGTTATCATACAAATAGAGCATTGTGATATAATCGCCCGCATAACCTAGAGGCTTTTCGTAAACCCGTTTATTATAAGGAGAAACATCAAAAAGCTTAACAAGTTCCTCCTGAAAATATTTTTGATGTTCTTTCGCTGCTTCCAAGGGCAGGTTGTTGTATATTTCCCAAATATTGGCAAAAAGATTGTCGATATTTTTAAATATTCCGTCTTTGTTTTTTTCGATTAAATATATCTGCTGTTGAATGGTTGGAGAGGTCTTGTCAAAAGCGTCAAATTTCTGTTTGACAGGCAATAAAAGTGATTTTAGTTTCAAAGTGTCATCAACAAAATTTTGGTCGAGAATTAATGTTTTATCCATTTAATTTCCCCCAAATACTCTATTAAAATCAACAGTATTAATGGATTGTTTGACATTTCTGAAACTTGCCATCCGTATCCCTGCCTTTTCCATCTCATCCCACAATTTAAGCACATAACTTTCGGAGATGCGGTTGACATGGTCCTCATTGTATTCTCTCATCCAACAGAGCAGAAGAAGCTCCGCAAAGCAGCTGTAAACCTCGTTCTCTTTTCTTAGACCGAAATCACAGTTTACATTCAATCCGTCAACTTCGGCCACTCCCGATTCAATAACGATAACATCTTCACGCTCATAAGGCACTTTAACCGAAACATTTCTTGGCTGTGCGGCGTCGATAATTATTGATTTTGTTTTAAGATGTTTCGATCTCACTATCACGCCGGGAGTATTTGTCACTGTTAACACAATATCGGCATTTTTGATATCGCTGATATCAAAAGAAACCACGATATTTTTGTTGCCGCTTTTCTTTTTAAGTTCCTCGCCCAGCGTTTTTACGTCTTCTTTGTTCTTGTCAATTAAAGTTATGTCGGAGAAGTATTTTAACAGAAGTTTACTGCTCATTGAACCGACAAAACCGGCGGCACCCACGACAGCCAATTTAACTTTTTCTTTATCCAATCCGGCTAAGTCCGCAGCCTTAATAACGTTTTTTGCGGCGATTACAGCCGAGAAAGCGTCGCCATTTGTTATGGACATTTTAACTTTACCTTGCAGATATGCTCCGTGATCTGTAACGATTGGTACAAACGCACCAAGACCTAACAGCTTAGCATCAAGCTTTTCGGAAAATTTTGCCGCTTTCAATATCTTTGTTCTGGCTCTTTTTTCGTTTAAAAGCATCATCCGGGTGGAAAGCGAACAAAAAACCACCCATCCGTCAACCGTGCGTCCGTCTCTGCCTTTATAACCTGTGATCTTAGATAATATTACCGGAGGATGAAGCTTGCTTATGCCTTTTAAGAACCATTTCGGAGCATTATTGGCGAACGGATACTTCCTTGCGATATCGGGAAGAAGCTCAATCGGATGGGCCAAAAAGACATATTCACCTTTACCGATTAATGCCCTTATAAACGATTTTGGTAAAAACGGGATTAGGATGTCCCTAATCGTTAGAAGTATTTGCTTTGTATTTTCTATCATATAATAATATTTTGTTTATATTATACTCATAAATACCGCGATTGTCATTAAAATATTGCCTGACGATTGCCATTTTATGCCAAATATTACATAATTCATATAATCATGAAAAACAACCCCCTCGGCTCGCATAAGTTCGCTCGGGGCGATCCCCCTCGACTTCGCTCGGGGCAAGCCTGCTTGGCGCAGGTTTTCTTGGTCGCGANNNNNNGCGAACCAACAAAAAATAATGAATATTTAGAGCTAAATCCGCATTAATCAATGAATATTGTTAAATACCAAAATACCAATCCCTATGATGGAAATTATATAAGTCTGCCCAAAGCGAATGTATCGGGCTCTGCCAGGTCTCTATTGCATTCCTGCCATCACAACCTCCAAAACTTGCATACCCCTGTTTAAAACCCAAAAACACTTTCGCGCCATCATGAATGCCATTGGGTCTATCAGCGCCTGCCAAAAACTTAGATTCAATATTTATAAAGCTATCAAGACCGCAAATATCTGGTTGAAATATGCTTGCAATCGGCGGAATGTTAAAATCATCTTGATGCTGTAATATATGCACAAATCCCGGCATTAAAATCTTTCGAGCCTCGTCAATTGCATCTTTTCCTTTCTCTCTCGATACTACAAAGGCGGTCATAAATCTGGCAAAGGTTTCAGCATCTTCCGCTGTTACATAAACTCGGGGTAGCCCAACTTTGAAAGGTCCGGCTACTTTATCTCCTCGGACAAAGAATTCATCCAGTCTGCAAATCAACACACCTTTTTCCACATAAGCCCCCCTAACTCCCTGCACGGCTATTTGGGTTGATGTTAAAAGTGGTCTTGCAT
This sequence is a window from Candidatus Saganbacteria bacterium. Protein-coding genes within it:
- a CDS encoding response regulator, with protein sequence MDKPVVLVVDDEKDARDTISEVLSKECEVDTADGGKAALSKLNEKKYHIVLLDIRMPEMDGMEVLKKIKGQYSGPNKIEIIMLTAFDEAKLAWEASKLGASDFITKPFRNEDLIFRVKLAAKRKMDDDLFLQKVMLANHIFVDSSKEDPIFARRKLILDALYNKNNQDIDKVKLEDLEAIRGGKWDNIEPEKI
- a CDS encoding ATP-binding protein; this translates as MDISVIISKSIAYGLTMIILGLFYFAFAIPYRYFVSPNIDIGFLSMTVAYGVFVGFAFERLRMFIQTSSDKLFLKGKYDFTDTIAYFSEKLSYVAGMEDLKAVLEEARVEKMELKMLDVRQKGDLSGKEAEYYSKNKKPAVFDELPEELKDEEKKKDIEYIVPCLFKGELISLLYVGKKLSEDAFRDEELDALKVIAPQIAVVIERIKPYERVKVDLATEQEKVKIAQKAAEDNARLAALGTLAAGLAHEIRNPMTVLRSKSETVLERIDDKEYVSNYARMMPEQIDRILSIINRMLKFAKAKSEEMETTDINKVIEDTLSMLEGRIKDKSIKVEKELDAKNKIMANPVMLSEAFFNIMQNSLDFTGKDGVLKARSFDSENNVEIEIADTGSGMTKEQVDHIFEPFYTTRAEGTGLGLSIAHRNIIDHKGKIEVSSQIGKGTAFKMTFPSI